The stretch of DNA CAAAATCACCCGGCGCGGGCCGTATTCCAGCACGACATGCGCCCAATCCGTGGCCAACGCGCCCGGGCGTTGACGCGCGAAAGACGCCAGAACCCGCTCCGGAAGCCCGAAAAGCTGCAAAGCCTGATCGATCAGATGCGGGCCGAGATCGAACCATATTCCGCTGCCAGGACCATCGCCCTCACGCCAGCGGCGACGCACCTCCGGGCGAAAACGGTCGATGCGAGATTCGAAATGCGCGACCGAGCCGATCTGTCCCGTCTCGATAATCTGCCGGACGCTTAGAAAATCGCTGTCCCATCGCCGATTGTGAAAGACGGATAAAAGCCGGTTTTGCACCTTCGCCAGCGCGACCAACTCCCGCGCCTCCGCCAAATCGAGCGTGAAGGGCTTATCCACCACCACATGCTTTCCGGCCTTCAACGCCGCACGCGCAAGAGGCGCATGGCTGTCATTGGGAGATGCAATCACGATCAGATCCACATCCTCGGCGGTTGCAACCTGTAATGGGTCCGAACCCACCTTCACACCCGGAAAATCGGCGTGAACCTTCGGCGCATCGCGTGAGGCGACATGCGCCAGTTTCAATCGGCGCTCGGCGGAGATAAGCGGCGCGTGAAATGTTTTCGCCGCAAAGCCGTAGCCGATCAAAGCCACCCGAAATGGCGCATGTTCGTTCATAGGTGGCCCTATCCATCTGGGAAAAATCAGAAAAGCCGATATTGCGAAACGGCTCGCGCCTCAGGTAGCACCGAACCACCATACGCATTATTCATCTGCCAGAAAGGCGCGTCACGCGCTGTTGAACGCACCAAGCGCGCCTTCCGCTCTCTCAAAACCGTGTCAGCAGCGCTTGGCAGCCTCACTTTCGGCGTTCCATGCCGTCATCCTGCTGGCGATTTCGGTCTCTGCTTAGTCCGGGCACATAACGGTCAGAAAATAAGTCTTGAATTATATCTTAAGATAGTAATATCGTAAGATATGTTTAGAGATCATAAAATCAGACACCATCTTCATCACGCTTTCCATGCCATCGGCGGTCGCCATGGCGGGCGTCACGGCTTTGGGCGCGGTTTCGGCGGCGGCTTCGGTCGGGGCTTCGGCGGTGGAGATTTTCCCGCAGGCCGCAAACTCAGTTCGGAGGAACTCCAACTGGTTCTGCTCGCTCTGCTGGCCGAACGCCCAGCCCATGGCTACGAACTCATTCGTTTGCTGGAGCAAAAATCGGGCGGCTTCTACGCGCCCAGTCCCGGCATGATCTATCCAGCCCTGACCTATTTGGAAGAAATCGGCTACGCGGCCGTTACGCAGGAAGGCAACCGCAAACTCTATACGCTAACCGATGAAGGCCGCGCGCATTTCGAAGCCAACCGCCTCCAGGCGGAGAATATTCTCGACGCCCTCGCCCGCATCGGCAGCCGCATGTCCGAAGTCCGCGAAGCCTTCGCGGGGCTGGACGATACCGACCCCCAGGCCGCTGACGAACTTCATCAGGCCCGGCGCACCATCAAACATGCGTTGATGCGCAAACGCGGCTGCTCCGCCGAAGAAACACGCCGCGTCGCTCAAATCCTCCTCCGCGCCGCCAAAGAAATTCTCGGCAAGCCGGATTGATCGCCTTATTCTAGGAACGACCATGAACTTCCCCACACGCACCCCGCTCCGCGTCCGCCATCCCTTGCGCCGACGCCTCGCGCAGGTCAGTCGCATCGAACAAATCTCTCCGCTCATGCGGCGTATCATCTTCAGCGGGAAAGACCTCGAAGGCTTTGTCACCGCCGCGGCGGACGATCACATCAAACTTTTCTTTCCCCTGCCGGGGCAGGATCAACCCACCTTTCCCGAGATCGGCCCGGATGGGCGCCTCATTCCCGACCCGAACATCATTGCGCGTGACTACACCCCGCGGCGCTTCGACCCCCAAACCCACGAACTCACCATCGAATTCGTCCTCCACGGCGAAGGCCCCGCCGCAAGCTGGGCAGCCCAGGCACAGCCTGGCCAATGGCTCGGCATCGGTGGACCGCGCGGCTCTTTTCTGGTTCCGGAAGATTATGCCGCCTATCTGCTGATCGGTGATGAAACCGCCCTCCCCGCCATCGCACGACGGCTGGAAGAAGCTGCCCCCGGCACGAACATGACCGCCATTATCGAAATCGCGAACGCGCGGGAAGAACGCCCCCTCCCCACACGCGCCGATGCCAGAATCCTCTGGTGCCATCGTAACGAAGCCCCCGCTAACGATTCCACAATCCTGCTCGACGCCCTGAAAAACTTCGCCCTGCCGTCAAAAGACACGCATGTCTGGATCGCCACGGAAATCGAAACGGCTCGCCGTCTGCGCGATTATCTCGAAACTGAAGAAGCCCTACCTCATGCCCAAATCCGCTCCGCCGGATATTGGCGTCACGGCGCAGCCGAGGGTGACGATGGTATTGGGAATTAAAATGAGAGAACGATTGGAAGCGTAAACGTTCAGCTTCAGCATGGTCGACAATATAGGCGTGCTAAATCATACATTTGATGGTCGAGGCTGACGCGTTCTACCGGGCATGACTGGCCAACATCGGTTGGCGACGCATTCCACACGATATAATATGAGATAGCTGCTCTGGGGATTTCGGCCCGTGGCGGCGGCCTACCTGAGCACTCGGAAAATTCATGAATAATCCCCATCTTACCCCCGAGCGTGTCCGCTGGCTCCATACCAAAAGGGCAGCTCTCCATCTCTCTCCGAAGTATATCTCCATTGAATGCCAAGAAACTTGGGGAGGACAATATTTTTCCCGGACCGGCTGGTCCGCTCACGCGCCTTTGGGCGCCTCGCTACAGTGGATCGGTGAAAATTTCCGCAAGGCCATCACGACGAGCGAGTACTTCAACGATCCCACGGCCCCGACCGTGGACGTAACGGCTTTCAGGGCTATGGAGCCAGAATCCAAGACGCGACGTCTTGCGTTTGAGGCCGACATTGCTACGACCTACGGCTACAAGAAGATCGAAGACATCGGCCTGCGTTGCGACCGTGTGTCCAGCGAATGGCACTACCTGATTGATGATGTTGTTATCTTAAAACCCACGAAAAGAATGCCGGGTGGTCACAGATCATGGCCTGAGGATAAGAAATACCAGGACAAGCGGGTTCACGTTCCTCTCTCGGTAACGGATGAAGGACTCGGCCTCGCCATCCGCGACGCCTTCTCCCGCTGCGAGGCACCCGGTCGCCAGAAGATCAACTGGCCACGCGAGGAGGCAGAATAAACTGCATCTGGGTTTTCGAGCCCAGCGCGGCCGACCGAATGTCGACCTATGAATGTAACGGATACAAGCCTCTTACCTTTGAGATCGATGCCATTTCATGAACAATCCTCATCTTACACCCGAACTGATCCGCTGGCTCCATACGAAAAACGCCCTCCTGGCGTTGACGCCGAAATACATTTCTATCCAAAGTCAGGAAATCTGGAGAGGGCAGTATTTTTCCCGGACGGGCTGGTCCGCTCATGCGCCTTGGGGCGCCTCGCTACAGTGGATCGGTGAAAATTTCCGCAAGGCCATCACCACGAGCGAGTATTTCAACGATCCCACGGCCCCGACCGTGGACGTAACGGCTTTCAGGGCTATGGAGCCAGAATCAAAGACGCGACGTCTTGCGTTTGAGGCCGACATTGTCGCCACCTATGGTTACAAAAAAAACGAAGACATCGGCTTGCGCTGCGACCTTTTGTTCAGCGAATGGCACTACCTGATCGATGATGTCGTCATCCTCGATGCGACCAAGAGAATGCCAGGTGGCCACAGAGCATGGCCCGAGGATAAGAAATACCAGGACAAACGTGTACACGTCCCGCTTTCGGTAACGGATGAAGAACTCGGCCTCGCCATCCGCGACGCCTTCTCCCGCTGCGAGGCGCCTGGTCGCCAGAAGATCAACTGGCCACGCGAAGAAGATGGTTAATACACGCCGTCGCCGTCGCCGGCCCTGCCGCGCCAAAGCGGTTGGACGATCAATTTACAAAACGGACCACGCATAATCGATTTTAAGATCAAAAATATTACGAAATGAGCAAGCCTGTATGTGAGATCGTAACACACCGCGCCGATGTTATTCGAACAAAAAATATACTGCTGTTATTTATGAAGAATACTTGGGCGAGAATTATTTCTCCCGGACGGATTGGTCACCTCTTATTCCACGCAAAGACGTCACAGCCAAATAATAGGGGATCAATCCGAAGAAAGCGTTGCATACAAGTAAGGACTTCAATGCCCGTTTTCCACGACCGATACCCCGTGAAATTTCGGAACTGACACGTGCTGAAGCAGCAATTTGCGAATATGGGTTTGGGACGAAGGTTAAGAAAGAGTTCGGTTTCCCCTCACCTTTTGGCCGATACAATAACGCACGGAACTGCGGCCAGGCCGATCCATGTTGTCGCGAGGATTTTGGAAATTTCCGAGAAGAAGCCCGGCCAATGAACAAAGCCCCGGATTGGAACTCTATATCGCCCGTACCCATGGAAGGACACTGACAGTCACATTCAATATCCGCTCATCGGCGAAAAACAGACGAAGCGGATATTTCTTGTATCCCTTACAATGTTCGCTGTTTTTACGGACGAGAGACTTCGCGCCATTCAGCCCAATGTATTGAAATGTCGCAAGATCCATGAGCCTTCATAGATCAATCCGAAAATAACGAAACCGAGGTGAAATCGCCGGTTCGGCGTATAAATCGCAACCCCGCACAACACGAGATAAGCTGGCACCCTGAACCAATATTCCATTGAGAACATCGTGTAATGGGCGTGCCCTTTTATCAAGGTGTCGATTAGATCGAAGACAACGGTCGCACCAAAAATCGCAAAGAACCATTTGCGGCGCGATAGGAAAAAATCCTCATATCCCGTGTAATCGCTAATAGTATCGGGAAACAGGAATGCGCTGAGGAAAAATAAAAGAATCGCGTAGATAATGAGGAATAGATATATTTCAAAAGTCCAGTGCTGCACATCGACGAGCCAAAATTCCCACCACCAGAAGTGGATGAGCGTGATGAGCATGGTCATGACCCATCCGATATGCACCGGATAGATCCGGGTTTGTCCTGGATGTTGAATAATACGGACCAACCCGGTCAGAAGGCGCGTAATGCTCAAGCCGAGCACCATGCCCATGATCATGCGGACGTGCTGAAAAATCTCGGCTGGGGGCAGCGATACATTCGTCATGACGTTCGATCTTCAAGAACTAAAATACGAACATTACCGCCCTGCCGCATAAAGTGTTACTTCGTGGTGTAACCGCCATTGACCAGGATGGTCTGCCCCGTCATCCACCAACCGTCTGAGACAAGGAAGCGCACGAAAGGTGCGATATCCTCAATATCGGTCAGTCCCGTTTTGCTGAAAGCGGAGAGGGCCGCGGCGGCTTTATGATACGCCACGGCGTCCGGCGCTTCCTGGCCATAGAAGAACGGCGTATCCATCGGCCCAGGACCGACGGCGTTGACGGAGATTCCGCGCGCGCCATATTCCTTTGAGGCCGCACGGGTGAAATGTTCAACCGCGGCCTTCGACCCGGCATACGTTGAATAGAAAGGCGTGTAGGCCCCCAAAAGCGAGGTGACGAGCGTCAGAAGCTTGCCGTTATCGTTGAGATGAGCCCCAGCTTCCTTGATAAAGAAATAAGCGGCTTTCGTATTGACCGCGAACATGGCGTCGAACTCGTCTTCCGACGTTTCGGCGATCGGCTTTTTGAGCACCTTGCCAACCGTATTGATGGCGATATCCGGCTTGCCAATGGCGGCGACCGTATCGGCGAACAGCTTCGCATTGGCGGCTGCCGTCGTCAGATCGGCCTGAAATGCCACGGCATGCGCGCCCGCCGCCTTCAGATCGGCGAGGGTCTTATCGGCCTCGGGCTTCGATGCTACGCTATTATAGTGAATCGCGATGGCCTTGGCGCCCGCCGCCGCCAAATCGCGAGCGATCAACCCGCCCAGATTTTTTGCACCACCGGCGATAAGAACGGTTTTTCCCTTGATACTGTGATCCGCCATGGTTCGATCTCCCTGTTGCGTTCAGAAAGTGTCTGTCACGCTTTCCATTTCATCAGATTATCATTCATTGTATTGATATAAAGTTGTCTCTTTCGACAAGACATGTCGAATATCACGAACAAACCGCTTGCGGCAGACCTTTGAGGTGCTTTTGGACCGGATCGATCTCTTTCGCATTTTCGCCCGCGTGGTCGAAACAGCAAGTTTCACGCGCGCTGCCGACACGCTCAAAATGCCCCGCTCCACGATTTCCACCGCAATTCAGGAGTTGGAAGCCAGAGTTGGAACGCGGTTGCTAACGCGCACGACCCGCTCCGTTTCCGTCACCCCAGATGGCGCGGCCTTCTACGATCATTGCGTGAGGCTTGTGTCCGATGTGGAGGAAGCTGAAGCGTTGTTTCGGCGGGATAAGATCGGGCCGCAAGGAGTGTTGCGCGTCAATCTGCCGGGGCGGATCGGCCGGTTGATCATCGCCCCCGCATTGCCGACATTTCTGGAGCGTTATCCGGCGGTCGATATCGAACTCGGCATGACCGATCGCGCGGTCAATTTGGTCGAGGATGGCATCGACTGCGCATTGCGCGTCGGTCCGCTACAGGATTCGGGGTTAATCGGGAGAAAGATCGGCGATCTAACGCTCATCAATGTGGCCAGCCCTGCTTACCTTACCCGACACGGCGTTCCTAAGTGTCCCGCCGAGTTGAGGCATCATTACGTCGTTCGTTACGCATCTCCCTCCACAGGTCGGGTGGAGGACTGGGAATGGGTGGAAAACGGCGAGATTCGCGCGATGGCC from Kozakia baliensis encodes:
- a CDS encoding oxidoreductase, producing MNEHAPFRVALIGYGFAAKTFHAPLISAERRLKLAHVASRDAPKVHADFPGVKVGSDPLQVATAEDVDLIVIASPNDSHAPLARAALKAGKHVVVDKPFTLDLAEARELVALAKVQNRLLSVFHNRRWDSDFLSVRQIIETGQIGSVAHFESRIDRFRPEVRRRWREGDGPGSGIWFDLGPHLIDQALQLFGLPERVLASFARQRPGALATDWAHVVLEYGPRRVILHASMLVAGGSPRFVVHGDKGSLVKHAADQQEAQLLAGVTPGAPGWGEDADPVLLYDGSGTTCSQLAVAGDQRRFYAGIAAALNGEVPNPVTPLQALAVMSVLDAAIRSAETGVGVVLDLSEQEREAWT
- a CDS encoding PadR family transcriptional regulator, with the translated sequence MFRDHKIRHHLHHAFHAIGGRHGGRHGFGRGFGGGFGRGFGGGDFPAGRKLSSEELQLVLLALLAERPAHGYELIRLLEQKSGGFYAPSPGMIYPALTYLEEIGYAAVTQEGNRKLYTLTDEGRAHFEANRLQAENILDALARIGSRMSEVREAFAGLDDTDPQAADELHQARRTIKHALMRKRGCSAEETRRVAQILLRAAKEILGKPD
- a CDS encoding siderophore-interacting protein translates to MNFPTRTPLRVRHPLRRRLAQVSRIEQISPLMRRIIFSGKDLEGFVTAAADDHIKLFFPLPGQDQPTFPEIGPDGRLIPDPNIIARDYTPRRFDPQTHELTIEFVLHGEGPAASWAAQAQPGQWLGIGGPRGSFLVPEDYAAYLLIGDETALPAIARRLEEAAPGTNMTAIIEIANAREERPLPTRADARILWCHRNEAPANDSTILLDALKNFALPSKDTHVWIATEIETARRLRDYLETEEALPHAQIRSAGYWRHGAAEGDDGIGN
- a CDS encoding contact-dependent growth inhibition system immunity protein: MNNPHLTPERVRWLHTKRAALHLSPKYISIECQETWGGQYFSRTGWSAHAPLGASLQWIGENFRKAITTSEYFNDPTAPTVDVTAFRAMEPESKTRRLAFEADIATTYGYKKIEDIGLRCDRVSSEWHYLIDDVVILKPTKRMPGGHRSWPEDKKYQDKRVHVPLSVTDEGLGLAIRDAFSRCEAPGRQKINWPREEAE
- a CDS encoding contact-dependent growth inhibition system immunity protein; translation: MNNPHLTPELIRWLHTKNALLALTPKYISIQSQEIWRGQYFSRTGWSAHAPWGASLQWIGENFRKAITTSEYFNDPTAPTVDVTAFRAMEPESKTRRLAFEADIVATYGYKKNEDIGLRCDLLFSEWHYLIDDVVILDATKRMPGGHRAWPEDKKYQDKRVHVPLSVTDEELGLAIRDAFSRCEAPGRQKINWPREEDG
- a CDS encoding SDR family oxidoreductase, encoding MADHSIKGKTVLIAGGAKNLGGLIARDLAAAGAKAIAIHYNSVASKPEADKTLADLKAAGAHAVAFQADLTTAAANAKLFADTVAAIGKPDIAINTVGKVLKKPIAETSEDEFDAMFAVNTKAAYFFIKEAGAHLNDNGKLLTLVTSLLGAYTPFYSTYAGSKAAVEHFTRAASKEYGARGISVNAVGPGPMDTPFFYGQEAPDAVAYHKAAAALSAFSKTGLTDIEDIAPFVRFLVSDGWWMTGQTILVNGGYTTK
- a CDS encoding LysR family transcriptional regulator — translated: MDRIDLFRIFARVVETASFTRAADTLKMPRSTISTAIQELEARVGTRLLTRTTRSVSVTPDGAAFYDHCVRLVSDVEEAEALFRRDKIGPQGVLRVNLPGRIGRLIIAPALPTFLERYPAVDIELGMTDRAVNLVEDGIDCALRVGPLQDSGLIGRKIGDLTLINVASPAYLTRHGVPKCPAELRHHYVVRYASPSTGRVEDWEWVENGEIRAMAVSGRVTVNSAEASIACCLAGLGLIQIPAYDVRHHLSAGELVEIMPEWRAEPLPMTILYPHRKHLSRRLQAFIEWVTPILSQYFD